A region from the Paenibacillus humicola genome encodes:
- a CDS encoding DUF2512 family protein, with the protein MVNFIVKWAINGVIVTLLMMWFSDADFWEAALTATILTVIAYIIGDQWVLRTTNNTIATIVDFLLAVVYLLIAEYIFDWGLNFGEILIISALVGIAEFCFHRYFLQDEGTTAS; encoded by the coding sequence ATGGTAAACTTTATCGTCAAATGGGCCATAAACGGCGTCATCGTCACGCTATTGATGATGTGGTTTTCGGATGCCGATTTCTGGGAAGCCGCGCTGACGGCGACGATTTTAACTGTAATCGCTTATATCATCGGCGATCAATGGGTTTTAAGAACGACGAACAATACGATTGCCACGATTGTGGATTTTCTGCTGGCGGTCGTGTATTTGCTGATTGCCGAGTATATTTTCGATTGGGGTCTGAACTTCGGCGAAATTCTGATTATTTCGGCCCTTGTGGGAATCGCCGAATTTTGTTTTCACCGATATTTCCTTCAGGATGAAGGAACGACCGCATCATGA
- a CDS encoding metal-dependent hydrolase, with translation MKGSTHLAIGIAIGAAAAAYYPFAPANATIYIAVAAFSALSPDLDGTNMLSSKLGKLSHLLRELALFGGLGMIAAAVYLYVFRHLLYPNFAIAAVVAFLLGLVTKEGMLRNALVCLAGCGLIYWGLQTGMNWLTGLGVYIAWVPWLNHRGLSHTCWALAAWSAIGWGLEKQLALQGIAAVAAAGYFSHLAADTLTPSGVKWLYPLYKRSIRLPH, from the coding sequence ATGAAAGGTTCTACGCATCTTGCCATCGGCATCGCCATCGGAGCCGCCGCTGCCGCCTATTACCCGTTCGCGCCGGCCAACGCCACGATCTATATCGCCGTCGCGGCTTTTTCGGCGCTGAGCCCCGATCTGGACGGGACGAACATGCTGAGCAGCAAGCTCGGCAAGCTGTCTCACCTGCTGCGAGAGCTGGCCCTTTTCGGCGGCCTCGGCATGATTGCCGCAGCGGTATATTTGTATGTCTTCCGCCATTTGCTTTATCCGAATTTTGCAATTGCCGCTGTCGTTGCGTTTCTTCTCGGCCTGGTCACGAAGGAAGGGATGCTGCGCAACGCGCTTGTCTGTCTGGCGGGCTGCGGACTGATCTATTGGGGACTTCAGACGGGAATGAACTGGCTGACCGGACTCGGCGTTTATATCGCCTGGGTGCCGTGGCTCAATCACCGGGGGCTGTCTCATACGTGCTGGGCGCTGGCGGCATGGTCGGCGATCGGCTGGGGGCTTGAGAAGCAGCTTGCCCTGCAAGGGATCGCAGCCGTGGCGGCTGCGGGCTATTTCTCGCATCTTGCCGCGGACACGCTGACGCCGAGCGGCGTCAAATGGCTCTATCCGCTCTATAAACGGAGCATCAGGCTGCCGCATTAA
- a CDS encoding sugar phosphate isomerase/epimerase family protein: MLKNRLSISSWSLHRCLGPLRWTVWDDAAKTQSVKIEDQPSELELTELPKAAAERGLSFLELCDFHFPSRDETYLTELRRAFDDANVKFHTLLVDYGDISSPDPVRRSSDIQYLKGWIDTAKAAGAASVRIVAGEQPANDKEAIMRSVQALQELERYAEGSGVAVVTENFRELTSAVSSWSQIVDGVGGDFSTIIDFGNLAAAEKEDGVRYGAPKAHSIHAKPDYENGVMNEERFIRMLSILDEMGCDAPVSIIFDRQGNMWEGIERIKQVMLQTT, from the coding sequence ATGCTGAAAAACCGGCTTTCCATCAGCAGCTGGAGCCTGCACCGCTGCCTGGGGCCGCTGCGCTGGACGGTATGGGACGACGCCGCCAAGACGCAGTCGGTCAAAATCGAGGATCAGCCGTCCGAGCTGGAACTGACCGAGCTGCCGAAAGCCGCCGCCGAGCGCGGGCTGTCGTTTTTGGAATTATGCGATTTTCATTTCCCTTCGCGGGACGAAACGTATTTGACTGAACTGCGCCGGGCATTCGATGACGCGAACGTCAAATTTCATACGCTGCTCGTCGATTACGGGGATATATCGTCGCCCGATCCGGTGCGGCGCAGCTCGGATATCCAATATTTGAAAGGCTGGATCGATACCGCCAAAGCGGCCGGGGCGGCGTCCGTCCGGATTGTGGCCGGCGAGCAGCCGGCAAACGACAAGGAAGCGATAATGCGCAGCGTTCAGGCGCTGCAGGAGCTGGAGCGTTATGCCGAAGGCAGCGGCGTTGCGGTCGTCACCGAAAATTTCCGCGAGCTGACGTCTGCGGTAAGCAGCTGGTCGCAAATTGTCGATGGCGTCGGCGGCGATTTCAGCACGATCATCGATTTCGGCAACCTGGCTGCGGCTGAAAAGGAGGATGGGGTCCGGTATGGCGCGCCGAAAGCGCATTCCATTCATGCGAAGCCCGATTACGAAAACGGTGTGATGAATGAAGAACGGTTTATCCGGATGCTGTCCATCCTGGACGAAATGGGATGCGACGCACCTGTATCGATCATATTCGATCGGCAAGGAAACATGTGGGAGGGCATCGAGCGGATCAAGCAGGTTATGCTTCAGACGACCTGA
- a CDS encoding DNA-3-methyladenine glycosylase family protein has protein sequence MLTERQFAWTMPVPDPFSYAETAAYLSRSPDECLYHIDESGIYKLIERCEGAVLAHIRPAPEGGLAIRILAADGPVDTQTKQAVELYLTEWFDMDTDLGPFYGLAAEDPLLKPLAERFRGLRNIGIPDLFEALCWGILGQQINLAFAYTLKKRFVETFGSEAVWEERSYRLFPKPERIAALDPRELTRLQITSRKAEYLIGTAQLIADGSLTKADLLEAESLDLAEKRLVGIRGIGPWTANYVLMRCLRHPAAFPIDDVGLHNAIKASLGTDAKPTVAEIRALAAGWKGWEAYATFYLWRSLY, from the coding sequence ATGCTCACCGAACGACAATTCGCTTGGACGATGCCGGTCCCCGATCCGTTCAGTTATGCGGAAACGGCGGCATATCTGTCCCGTTCCCCCGACGAATGCCTGTACCATATTGACGAAAGCGGCATTTACAAGCTGATCGAACGCTGCGAGGGAGCCGTGCTGGCCCATATCCGCCCTGCTCCGGAAGGCGGACTGGCGATCCGCATCCTGGCCGCCGACGGTCCGGTGGATACGCAGACGAAGCAGGCGGTGGAGCTGTATCTGACGGAATGGTTCGATATGGATACCGACCTCGGCCCGTTTTACGGCCTTGCTGCAGAGGACCCGCTGCTGAAGCCGCTCGCGGAGCGTTTTCGCGGCCTGCGCAACATCGGCATTCCCGATCTATTCGAAGCGCTGTGCTGGGGCATACTCGGGCAGCAAATCAATCTTGCTTTTGCTTATACGCTCAAGAAACGTTTCGTGGAGACGTTCGGTTCCGAGGCCGTCTGGGAGGAGCGATCGTACCGGCTCTTTCCGAAGCCGGAGCGGATAGCGGCGCTCGATCCGCGGGAGCTGACGCGGCTTCAGATCACGTCGAGGAAAGCCGAATATTTAATCGGAACCGCGCAGCTGATTGCTGACGGAAGCTTGACCAAAGCCGATCTGCTGGAAGCGGAAAGCCTGGATCTGGCCGAGAAACGGCTTGTCGGCATTCGCGGCATCGGCCCTTGGACGGCCAACTACGTGCTGATGCGCTGCCTGCGGCATCCGGCGGCTTTTCCGATTGACGACGTCGGTCTGCATAACGCAATCAAAGCGTCGCTCGGTACGGACGCCAAACCGACGGTTGCCGAAATCCGTGCCCTTGCCGCCGGCTGGAAAGGCTGGGAGGCGTATGCGACCTTTTATTTGTGGCGCAGCCTGTATTAA
- a CDS encoding bifunctional transcriptional activator/DNA repair enzyme AdaA, producing the protein MNGTKPTDEQWQAVVRNDAAFDGTFYYAVKTTGVFCRPSCKSKPPLRANVIIFSDAEQALLARFRPCKRCRPSDPLSPDEAWTERIAGWIDSRYGEPLSLGALAELFHGSPFHLQRTFKRIKGTTPAVYMQRVRIERAKETLAASDKPVSAVAAEVGIPNAAHFATLFQKQTGMTPTAFRSACRTDRTQ; encoded by the coding sequence ATGAACGGAACGAAACCGACCGACGAACAGTGGCAGGCCGTTGTCCGGAACGATGCGGCGTTCGACGGGACTTTTTATTACGCGGTCAAAACAACCGGCGTGTTCTGCAGACCTTCTTGCAAATCGAAACCGCCGCTAAGAGCGAACGTCATCATTTTTTCCGATGCGGAGCAGGCGCTTTTGGCGCGTTTCCGCCCCTGCAAGCGGTGCCGACCGTCGGACCCGCTGAGCCCGGATGAAGCGTGGACGGAGCGCATCGCAGGCTGGATCGACAGCCGGTACGGGGAACCTCTCTCGCTCGGCGCGCTGGCCGAATTGTTCCACGGCAGCCCTTTTCACCTGCAGCGGACGTTCAAACGGATAAAAGGAACGACGCCGGCCGTTTATATGCAGCGCGTCCGTATCGAGAGAGCCAAAGAAACGCTTGCGGCCTCGGATAAACCGGTCTCGGCGGTCGCCGCCGAGGTAGGCATACCGAACGCCGCACACTTTGCGACCTTGTTTCAGAAGCAGACGGGCATGACTCCGACCGCATTCCGCAGCGCCTGCCGGACGGATCGCACGCAGTAA
- a CDS encoding stalk domain-containing protein: MHGSIKKFTRFAAAAAAAVLFALPAQAEGHSPPQAFSSAPYAFIGVEAGEFHSVAVRKDGSVWTWGRNLFGELGTQEHPTVGVVEAPVRLTGLSHIVSVADQLAVKSDGTVWEWGGSAGLPRQIPGLKDVRSVMLTAGAGYALQKDGGIVTWAIGGDSGGRNLKHVPIKPAAAIAGANISGIAYAVTSGGEVWWWQTAINADSGAVMISRPSKVAGLPAMKRVSAFDEQAYGVDRLGRAWSWKLASVYKPGINARYETVAGRPSLFHPELKIADISAGNGCVLLLTVSGDVYAYGRTANGKSGKISNLSGIRAIAAGWHHNLAIDGQGRIWGWGGDRWYEAGADPTSPVDGMVYRPIRASRAVTVIVNGALLDTAFPAMISGGAVQVPARAAAKSLGMTFGVRTGPDGTMTYTLKNGDRTAAFKLGDRSVLIGGTTVQIPNAAKAMPGATLVSADVLRQLGFSVNWDQSSATLAITNP; the protein is encoded by the coding sequence ATGCATGGCTCGATAAAAAAATTTACTCGTTTCGCTGCAGCAGCGGCAGCGGCGGTATTGTTTGCCCTTCCTGCGCAGGCGGAAGGGCATTCGCCGCCGCAAGCTTTTTCATCCGCCCCTTACGCTTTTATCGGCGTTGAAGCCGGTGAATTCCATTCCGTGGCTGTTCGCAAGGACGGATCGGTCTGGACGTGGGGACGGAATCTGTTCGGCGAGCTCGGCACACAAGAGCATCCGACCGTCGGCGTCGTAGAAGCGCCGGTTCGGCTCACGGGGCTGTCGCATATCGTGTCCGTCGCGGATCAGCTTGCGGTCAAATCCGACGGAACGGTATGGGAATGGGGGGGCTCCGCCGGTCTGCCCAGGCAGATTCCGGGTTTAAAGGATGTCCGGTCCGTCATGCTGACGGCCGGCGCCGGATACGCGCTGCAGAAGGACGGCGGGATTGTTACTTGGGCGATCGGCGGCGATTCTGGCGGACGAAATCTGAAGCACGTACCGATTAAACCTGCGGCTGCAATTGCCGGAGCAAACATAAGCGGAATCGCTTATGCGGTCACTTCCGGCGGTGAAGTATGGTGGTGGCAAACGGCTATCAATGCCGATTCGGGCGCCGTCATGATTTCGAGGCCGTCCAAAGTCGCGGGACTGCCGGCGATGAAGCGGGTTTCCGCTTTCGATGAGCAGGCTTACGGTGTCGACCGGTTGGGCCGGGCATGGAGCTGGAAGCTGGCGAGCGTGTACAAGCCGGGAATCAATGCCCGTTACGAAACGGTCGCGGGCCGGCCTTCATTATTTCATCCCGAGCTGAAAATAGCCGATATCAGCGCCGGAAACGGCTGCGTGCTGCTGCTGACGGTATCCGGGGACGTTTATGCGTACGGCCGAACGGCGAACGGGAAGAGCGGGAAAATAAGCAATCTCTCCGGTATTCGGGCGATTGCCGCCGGCTGGCATCATAATTTGGCGATCGACGGGCAGGGCCGGATATGGGGCTGGGGCGGCGACCGGTGGTACGAAGCCGGAGCCGATCCGACTTCCCCCGTCGACGGAATGGTGTACCGGCCGATACGCGCCAGCCGGGCGGTCACGGTAATTGTCAACGGCGCGCTGCTCGATACCGCTTTCCCGGCGATGATTTCCGGCGGTGCCGTTCAGGTTCCCGCGAGGGCGGCGGCCAAATCCTTGGGCATGACCTTCGGCGTCCGGACCGGCCCGGACGGGACGATGACGTATACCTTGAAGAACGGCGACCGTACGGCTGCGTTCAAGCTGGGCGACCGGAGCGTCCTCATCGGCGGCACGACCGTCCAAATTCCGAACGCGGCCAAAGCGATGCCGGGAGCGACCCTGGTTTCGGCGGACGTCCTGAGGCAGCTCGGCTTTAGCGTGAACTGGGACCAGTCGTCCGCCACGCTCGCCATAACGAACCCGTAA
- a CDS encoding L,D-transpeptidase — protein MPSYRIIVDLSDRQLYLLDGNIVVRGFPVGIGKMVTKTPKGEFTIINKQANPGGPYGAFWMGLSKPHYGIHGTNDPASIGREVSHGCIRMYNADVVALSQLVPIHTRVTIRP, from the coding sequence ATGCCATCCTATCGGATTATCGTCGATTTGTCGGACAGACAGCTTTATTTGCTGGACGGAAACATCGTCGTGCGCGGATTTCCCGTCGGTATCGGCAAAATGGTCACGAAGACGCCGAAAGGCGAGTTTACGATCATCAATAAACAGGCCAATCCGGGCGGCCCTTACGGGGCATTCTGGATGGGACTTTCGAAGCCGCATTACGGGATTCACGGGACGAACGATCCCGCCTCGATCGGAAGAGAGGTTTCACACGGCTGCATCCGTATGTATAACGCCGATGTCGTCGCTTTATCGCAGCTCGTGCCGATTCATACCCGCGTGACGATCCGTCCCTAG
- a CDS encoding LTA synthase family protein, with the protein MPFLHRLRAVLSKPFLFFTLIMAVKLAVVWSVVFHGSGSSLWLMLATGIPSVWFLFCLVELALYRRKLGAYLVFDLILTGIYFAVIMYYKYFGVIVTFHELRQVNQVSDVNSSVISLLAPYYLFIFTDIVVLGGLLLFRRKARAWGRRIAVRGRRSWAGAGTAVSLAACIGSIVPHMDSMNEFMQAQGMGILNYEVYVAFAKPTMPAFNSVDVTQEKIDRAKGVAQPAKPALWQAAQGKNLIIIQLEAFQNFLIGLKIDGKEITPNMNALADRSYYFPHFFQQVGPGNTSDAEFVVNTSLYIPPNGAAAEIYADKALPSMPKRLAAAGYDTATFHTNDVSFWNRDQLYQALGWGTYYDHGFFGDEDPVMFAASDEVLYDKTAAKLAEMDRSGKPFYAQVISMSGHHPFGIPERKVRIGLPEQYRDTMVGDYLEAQNYADFALGQFIAKLKASGVWENSVVVLYGDHQGLPIYSLNSRERELMNGFYKREYGVTDMMNIPLIVSVPGKDGQQMEQIGGQSDIFPTAANLLGISLNDQLHFGQDLFNQTVNFLPQRYYLPSGSLITGQGAFVPGTGYEDGTVYPLNGGAASAGAVTRDEFERAYELIGMSDSYAASLPERKSAIKG; encoded by the coding sequence GTGCCCTTCTTGCATCGTTTGCGCGCGGTGCTTTCGAAACCGTTCCTGTTCTTTACGCTCATTATGGCGGTTAAACTGGCTGTCGTGTGGAGCGTCGTCTTTCACGGCAGCGGAAGCAGTCTGTGGCTGATGCTGGCGACGGGGATCCCGTCCGTCTGGTTCCTATTCTGCCTTGTGGAGCTGGCGTTATACCGCCGCAAGCTGGGCGCCTATCTGGTATTCGATCTTATTTTGACCGGCATTTATTTTGCCGTCATCATGTATTACAAATATTTCGGCGTCATCGTTACCTTCCACGAGCTGCGGCAGGTCAATCAAGTGTCGGATGTGAACAGCAGCGTCATTTCGCTGCTTGCGCCGTACTATCTGTTCATCTTCACCGATATCGTCGTGTTGGGCGGACTGCTGCTGTTCCGCCGGAAAGCGAGAGCCTGGGGGCGGCGGATTGCCGTCCGCGGACGGCGAAGCTGGGCCGGAGCCGGCACGGCGGTTTCGCTCGCCGCCTGTATCGGCAGCATCGTTCCGCATATGGACAGCATGAATGAATTTATGCAGGCGCAGGGAATGGGCATTTTAAATTATGAGGTGTATGTCGCCTTCGCGAAGCCGACCATGCCTGCGTTCAACTCCGTTGACGTGACGCAGGAGAAGATCGACCGGGCTAAAGGCGTCGCGCAGCCGGCGAAGCCCGCATTATGGCAGGCCGCGCAGGGCAAAAATCTTATTATCATACAGCTTGAAGCGTTTCAAAATTTTCTGATCGGTCTGAAAATCGACGGCAAGGAAATAACGCCGAACATGAATGCGCTCGCGGACAGAAGTTATTATTTTCCTCATTTCTTCCAGCAGGTCGGTCCGGGAAATACGTCGGACGCCGAGTTTGTCGTCAATACTTCTCTGTATATTCCGCCGAACGGCGCCGCCGCGGAAATCTACGCCGACAAGGCGCTGCCGAGCATGCCGAAGCGGCTTGCCGCCGCCGGCTACGATACGGCGACGTTTCACACGAACGACGTCAGCTTCTGGAACCGTGACCAGCTGTACCAGGCGCTCGGTTGGGGCACGTATTACGACCACGGCTTTTTCGGCGATGAGGACCCGGTCATGTTCGCTGCGTCGGACGAGGTGCTGTACGACAAGACGGCCGCCAAGCTGGCGGAGATGGACCGAAGCGGGAAGCCTTTTTACGCACAGGTGATCTCCATGTCCGGACACCACCCGTTCGGCATTCCGGAGCGCAAGGTAAGGATCGGGCTGCCGGAGCAATACAGGGACACGATGGTCGGGGATTATCTGGAGGCGCAAAATTACGCGGATTTTGCTCTGGGACAGTTCATTGCGAAGCTGAAAGCAAGCGGCGTTTGGGAGAACAGCGTGGTCGTCCTGTACGGCGATCACCAGGGCTTGCCCATCTATTCGCTGAACAGCAGGGAACGGGAGCTGATGAACGGCTTCTATAAACGCGAATACGGCGTCACCGATATGATGAATATCCCGCTGATCGTATCCGTTCCGGGCAAAGACGGACAGCAGATGGAGCAGATCGGCGGCCAATCGGATATTTTTCCGACGGCGGCGAATTTGCTCGGGATATCGCTGAACGATCAGCTGCATTTCGGGCAGGATTTGTTCAACCAGACGGTCAATTTCCTCCCGCAGCGTTATTATTTGCCGTCCGGGTCGCTTATTACCGGTCAAGGGGCTTTCGTGCCCGGCACGGGCTACGAAGACGGAACCGTTTATCCGTTGAACGGCGGAGCCGCGTCCGCCGGGGCCGTCACCCGGGACGAGTTCGAGCGGGCGTACGAGCTGATCGGCATGTCCGATTCTTATGCCGCCTCATTACCCGAAAGGAAATCGGCGATTAAGGGCTGA
- a CDS encoding GNAT family N-acetyltransferase → MDIVILEQLDETYWPAAAQLYDEAFPKEGRKSEAIIRAMFTKGMCRLYVGLSGGETVAMAIAGETEEGRMLLIDYLAVREKRRSTGIGAEFVRRIADWARRSQRLRGILIEVECEPGETNERRIRFWQKCGFALTGYVHRYIWVPERYRAMTLSFDPGNPLPADGEELFRHIAAFHARAYRK, encoded by the coding sequence ATGGATATCGTCATTTTGGAGCAGTTGGACGAAACGTACTGGCCGGCGGCTGCGCAGCTGTACGACGAGGCGTTTCCGAAGGAAGGCCGGAAAAGCGAGGCGATTATCCGCGCCATGTTTACGAAAGGAATGTGCCGGCTTTACGTCGGGCTGTCCGGCGGGGAGACCGTCGCCATGGCGATTGCCGGCGAGACGGAGGAGGGGCGGATGCTCCTGATCGACTATCTTGCCGTCCGGGAAAAGCGGCGGAGCACCGGCATCGGCGCCGAATTCGTTCGGCGGATCGCCGATTGGGCGAGACGTTCGCAGCGGCTCCGCGGCATCTTAATCGAAGTCGAGTGCGAGCCGGGCGAGACGAACGAGCGGCGGATCCGCTTCTGGCAAAAATGCGGCTTTGCGCTGACCGGTTACGTTCACCGCTACATTTGGGTTCCCGAGCGTTACCGGGCGATGACGCTTTCGTTTGATCCCGGGAACCCGCTGCCTGCGGACGGCGAAGAGCTGTTTCGGCACATTGCGGCGTTTCATGCACGGGCTTACCGCAAATAG
- a CDS encoding NUDIX hydrolase, with protein sequence MEVYFCMTCGSPLETRLVDGTERRACSSPDCKFVHWGNYSIGVGALVIKDEKILLVRRAQDPGKGFWTNPGGYVEQTELIHETIRREVMEEAGVEAAVRSVIAVRDQPRQIHNVYIAFAMDYVGGDPVPDGFEVDRAGFFSLREMEEMNVAGFTRWLVHAALQRKQDGLTIDKEPIVSLDGYGLYRTE encoded by the coding sequence ATGGAAGTTTATTTTTGTATGACGTGCGGTTCGCCGCTCGAAACGAGACTGGTTGACGGAACGGAGCGAAGAGCGTGCTCCTCGCCGGACTGCAAGTTCGTTCATTGGGGAAATTACAGTATCGGCGTCGGGGCGCTCGTCATCAAGGACGAGAAAATATTGCTCGTCAGACGGGCACAGGACCCCGGCAAAGGCTTTTGGACGAACCCCGGCGGATATGTGGAGCAAACCGAGCTGATTCACGAGACGATCCGCCGGGAAGTGATGGAGGAAGCGGGGGTCGAGGCTGCGGTCAGAAGCGTCATAGCGGTTCGCGATCAGCCTCGCCAGATCCATAACGTGTATATCGCGTTCGCGATGGATTATGTCGGCGGCGATCCGGTTCCGGACGGGTTTGAGGTGGACCGGGCGGGATTTTTCAGCCTGCGCGAGATGGAAGAAATGAACGTGGCCGGGTTCACGCGCTGGCTTGTGCATGCCGCGCTGCAGCGGAAGCAGGACGGACTTACGATCGACAAAGAGCCGATCGTGTCTCTTGACGGCTATGGGCTGTACCGCACGGAATGA
- a CDS encoding transglycosylase domain-containing protein has protein sequence MKTTVERQPAQQKPAKRTAAKRKTGKRFFGKTMLLVVAFLVIGTALSFGAFRVLVAAQDVSRLDDPLPAPTVIYDFGGKEASRISLNKIEPVRYEELPQMLIDAVVAVEDKRFFEHDGMDLRGMARALVTDAFAGAKVQGGSTITQQLAKNVFLSRERTWKRKWDEALLARKIEQQYSKPQIMTMYLNQIYFGEGAWGIKRAAAVYFGKEPAKLTLPEAALLAGLVKAPSALTPYKHPDQAKERRNLVLQLMKEQGYISAQAYAIASKEPIKLRDAGDGGQESGIQYPYYVDEIIREAGERYGLSENDVLHGGLRIYTALDPAVQQAAEKVYADDALFPKGMGGELVQSGAALVDPRDGGIRALVGGRGKQPFRGFNRAVQLKRQPGSAMKPIAVYTPALEQGYKPTDTVLDEPVDFGGYAPKNAGGTYHGEVTLQDALVNSYNVPAVKLLDQIGIDAGMEAAARFGIPLTDADRTLGLALGGLQEGVSPLQMAEAFGAFANDGRRLPAHTIVRIEAADGTVLAEAAGGGAVQATSADVARTMTAMMEGVVSDGTGEAAELDGRPVAGKTGTTQMPGTGGDGAKDNWFVGYTPQLVCSVWLGYDQSDASHYLTTTSKAAAEVFHALMTAALQGQPVMEFPKASLPGGGKPSKEDKTKDREDGGERGRGGKKQDDKHPDDDGPRDDTGKGHGHGRGHGKDKD, from the coding sequence ATGAAAACGACAGTCGAACGACAACCGGCGCAGCAAAAGCCGGCAAAACGAACTGCAGCCAAACGGAAAACAGGCAAACGATTTTTCGGGAAGACGATGCTTCTCGTTGTGGCGTTTCTGGTGATCGGAACGGCGCTGTCCTTCGGAGCGTTTCGCGTGCTGGTGGCGGCGCAGGACGTCTCCCGGCTTGACGACCCGCTGCCGGCGCCAACGGTCATTTACGATTTTGGCGGGAAAGAAGCAAGCCGGATTTCGCTGAACAAAATCGAACCGGTCCGATACGAGGAGCTGCCGCAAATGCTGATCGACGCGGTCGTCGCGGTGGAGGATAAACGGTTTTTCGAGCATGACGGCATGGACCTGCGCGGCATGGCGCGGGCGCTCGTCACCGATGCTTTCGCGGGGGCGAAGGTGCAGGGCGGGAGCACGATCACGCAGCAGCTGGCCAAAAACGTCTTTTTGTCAAGGGAACGGACATGGAAGCGGAAGTGGGACGAAGCGCTCCTCGCGCGGAAAATCGAGCAGCAATACAGTAAGCCGCAAATCATGACCATGTATTTGAATCAGATTTACTTCGGCGAAGGCGCCTGGGGTATCAAACGCGCCGCGGCCGTTTATTTCGGCAAAGAGCCGGCCAAGCTGACGCTGCCGGAAGCGGCGCTGCTCGCAGGTCTCGTCAAGGCGCCGTCCGCGCTGACGCCTTACAAGCATCCGGATCAAGCGAAGGAACGCCGCAATCTGGTGCTGCAGCTGATGAAGGAGCAGGGCTATATCAGCGCGCAGGCGTACGCAATCGCCAGCAAGGAGCCGATCAAGCTGAGGGACGCGGGTGACGGCGGTCAGGAATCCGGCATCCAGTACCCCTATTACGTGGATGAGATCATTCGCGAGGCGGGCGAGCGGTACGGGCTGAGCGAAAACGATGTGCTGCACGGAGGCCTGCGCATTTACACTGCGCTCGACCCGGCCGTGCAGCAGGCGGCTGAGAAGGTGTACGCCGACGATGCGCTGTTCCCGAAAGGAATGGGCGGCGAGCTCGTGCAGAGCGGCGCCGCGCTGGTCGATCCGCGGGACGGCGGGATCCGGGCGCTCGTCGGCGGGCGGGGCAAGCAGCCGTTCCGCGGCTTCAACCGTGCCGTGCAGCTGAAGCGGCAGCCCGGCTCGGCGATGAAGCCGATCGCCGTGTATACGCCGGCGCTGGAGCAGGGCTACAAGCCGACGGATACGGTGCTGGACGAGCCCGTCGATTTCGGCGGCTATGCGCCGAAAAATGCGGGCGGTACCTATCACGGCGAAGTGACGCTTCAAGATGCGCTGGTAAATTCGTATAACGTTCCGGCGGTCAAGCTGCTCGACCAAATCGGCATCGACGCGGGCATGGAGGCCGCCGCCCGGTTCGGCATCCCGCTGACGGACGCCGACCGGACGCTCGGCCTGGCGCTCGGCGGATTGCAGGAAGGCGTCTCGCCGCTGCAGATGGCCGAGGCGTTCGGGGCGTTCGCGAACGACGGACGGCGCCTGCCCGCCCATACGATCGTCCGCATCGAAGCGGCGGACGGCACGGTGCTCGCCGAAGCGGCGGGGGGCGGAGCCGTACAGGCGACAAGCGCGGACGTCGCCCGGACGATGACGGCGATGATGGAGGGCGTCGTCAGCGACGGGACCGGCGAAGCGGCCGAGCTGGACGGCCGCCCGGTCGCGGGCAAAACCGGAACGACGCAGATGCCCGGCACGGGAGGCGACGGAGCGAAGGATAATTGGTTTGTCGGGTATACGCCTCAGCTTGTCTGCTCCGTCTGGCTCGGTTACGACCAATCGGATGCGAGCCATTATTTAACGACGACGTCCAAAGCGGCCGCCGAGGTTTTCCACGCGCTGATGACGGCGGCCCTGCAGGGCCAGCCGGTGATGGAGTTTCCGAAGGCCTCTTTGCCGGGCGGCGGCAAACCGTCCAAGGAAGATAAGACGAAGGACCGCGAAGACGGCGGCGAACGCGGCCGCGGCGGGAAGAAGCAGGACGACAAGCACCCGGATGACGACGGACCGCGGGACGATACCGGCAAAGGCCACGGGCACGGCCGGGGTCATGGTAAAGACAAGGATTAA